GCACCGAGGCGGCCGGCGCCTCGTGTCCCTCGCGCCAGATCGTCGCCTCTATGGGGACGTGCTCGCCGACAACCGCTTTGGCGGGGAACGCCCCGCCCTCCACGGTCGGCGACACATCGCCTATGGATATGCGTCCACTCATTCGTGAAAGCCCTCTCTTTCCGCGTTTTCTCCACCCTCGGGGCGGCGGGATGCCGAGGGAAGCATTCCGGCCGTATCGCGGTGCACTTCGCGGACTTGGCCAAGTGGCAGCGTAAATGTGAGAGGCGGGAATTCCGGTGCGGAACCGGGGGCGAATGCTGCTGGCCGGTTCCGTTGCGGGTTCGCTCAACCGCAGGTCAGTGATGGTACGGGTAGGCGGGTGTCCACTCTGGCACAGTCTCGGGTGCCCGGACGGCGACTGCCCGGGCCGGTGCGCAACTGCGTCAACTTCCCATAGTTGTAGTCATGTCCGAGCCGTTCGTTGCAGCATGTATCAATTCCCGTATCTACTCGGTCCTGTTCGGCGGATGTCATTCTCCGCCGGCTGCGGGGACCGACCCGCGTAACTCGTGATTAACACGGAGGAAAAAGTGTCGCAACGAATTCTCGTGGTGCTTTCGGAATACGGCTATTGGGGTGAGGAACTCGTCGGCCCGCTGGAGGCGTTCGACGCCCGCGGGTACCGCGTCACCTTCGCCACGCCCACCGGCAAGCGGGCCCGCGCGCTGCCGCCGAGCCTCGACCCCGACTACATCGACCCGCCGCTGGGCCGCTCCGTCACCAGCCACGACATGGCCCGCAAGGCCCGGGCGCTCGACGAGTCCTCCCGCCTCGACAACCCGCTGAGCCTGGCGGACCTGATTCCCGAACGCCCGTACTACAGCGCCCTCAACCACCTGCGGGAGCTGGAGGACTACAACCGCCGGCTCCAGTCCGCCACGTCCGACCTGGTGGCAGGGTTCGACGCGCTCGTCATCGTAGGCGGCAGCGGCCCGATCGTGGACCTCGCCAACAACGAGCGGCTGCACGAGGTCGTCCTGGCCTTCGCCGCCGCCAACAAGCCGATCCTCGCCGAGTGCTACGGCGTGGCCGTGCTGGCCTTCGCCCGGGACCTGGAGACGCGGGAGAGCCTGCTTCGGGGCAAGCACGTG
The sequence above is drawn from the Streptomyces sp. TS71-3 genome and encodes:
- a CDS encoding type 1 glutamine amidotransferase domain-containing protein; translation: MSQRILVVLSEYGYWGEELVGPLEAFDARGYRVTFATPTGKRARALPPSLDPDYIDPPLGRSVTSHDMARKARALDESSRLDNPLSLADLIPERPYYSALNHLRELEDYNRRLQSATSDLVAGFDALVIVGGSGPIVDLANNERLHEVVLAFAAANKPILAECYGVAVLAFARDLETRESLLRGKHVTGHPKEYDYKDGTGFIGVDFNMGPPPYPLEYILRDATGPEGGFHGNVGKETSVIVDYPFVTGRSTPDSVLSGELLVQTLENGLRRYGW